A genomic region of Pseudopipra pipra isolate bDixPip1 chromosome W, bDixPip1.hap1, whole genome shotgun sequence contains the following coding sequences:
- the LOC135404794 gene encoding ubiquitin carboxyl-terminal hydrolase 42-like, translated as MATAGNDSFIAEGMTPPQRILFPPEKICMVWQQRQSAGAGLLNVGNTCFLNAVLQCLTYTPPLANYLLSREHSQACRQQGFCMMCIMEAHVNKVLRSVSAILPLAVLRAFRFIGEHFQLGREEDAHDFLCCTVNAMQRVCLSASNNLDISSQSTTIVHQIFGGFLRSRVICFSCKAISDSYEAFLDVPLDIKAASSLTAALEDFVTPEHLDGENCFKCSKCEKNVAATKRFTVHCAPKVLTVCLKRFDCFTGGKISKVVEYPEYLDLRPYMSQADGEALLYSLYAVLVHSGVSCHGGHYFCYTKASNGLWYRMDDESVQLCSIDTVLRQQAYLLFYARCSDLRIGERASSSLAPSHAPSFLSQCVASSKQAGSVGPQALTEKEGENKSSTL; from the exons atggCCACAGCGGGGAACGACTCCT tcattgcCGAGGGAATGACTCCGCCACAAAGGATCCTCTTTCCCCCGGAGAAGATTTGCAtggtctggcagcaaagacagagtgctggagcaggactcctCAATGTGGGCAACACCTGCTTCCTTAATGCTGTCCTGCAATGCCTGACATACACCCCGCCGCTGGCCAACTATCTGCTCTcccgggagcacagccaggcct gtcgccaacaaggcttctgcatgatgtgcatcatggaagcgcatgttaacaaggtcctgcgttcagtcagtgccatcctgccttTGGCTGTTCTCAGGGCTTTCAGAT tcataggagaacattttcagcttggcagggaggaagatgcccatgacttcttatgctgtactgtcaatgccatgcagagagtttgtctgagtgcaagcaacaa CTTGGACATATCATCTCAATCTACTACCATTgtccatcaaatatttggaggctttctgagatccagag tcatctgcttcagctgcaaagccatttctgattcctatgaggccttcctggatgtccccttggatatcaaa gcagcctcatccctcactgcagctctggaggactttgtaacaccggagcacctggatggggaaaactgctttaaatgtagcAA GTGTGAGAAGAATGTTGCCGCCACTAAGAGGTTCACTGTCCACTGTGCACCCAAGGTTCTCACTGTGTGCctgaagaggtttgactgcttcactggtggcaagatcagcaag GTTGTAGAGTATCCGGAGTACTTGGATCTTCGCCCATACATgtctcaggcagatggagaagcactcctctactccttatatgctgtcctggtgcacagtggtgtcagctgtcatggaggacactatttctgctacacaaag gccagCAATGGATTGTGGTACCGGATGGACGATGaatctgtgcagctgtgttccattgacacagttctcaggcagcaagcctacctgctgttctatgccag atgctctgatctgagaattggagaaagggcttcttcctcactggcaccatcacatgccccttccttcctcagtcagtgtgtggccagcagcaagcaggcggGCTCTGTTGGACCACAGGCTCTGACTG agaaagagggagagaacaagtcCTCCACGTTATGA